From the Pomacea canaliculata isolate SZHN2017 linkage group LG14, ASM307304v1, whole genome shotgun sequence genome, one window contains:
- the LOC112554798 gene encoding G-protein coupled receptor GRL101-like — MVTRRTIQTFCVRWRRTQMRTDQSSSSLLPARPTVSKTRGFRHCPMGHSTHDFLSCDATSACLVHTYGSVTACLESVTSLPPFFTCNNGFESVPYTLVCDYRRDCDDNSDEDFCVFPPCDNLKAYDCGNQQCIKQVEQCDGTEQCVNKADEQCGILQEEEEMTIVMNNPSPPVIVDIDHGKLLALEGPSDCPDTHFRCPGADVYCMPVFLLCNGVLDCPGHEDETMCSNYTCPGFFRCRGSIVCLHPDHVCDGHPQCPQQDDERLCSMACPANCSCNGLSFVCGGHFLVSDYPHLRYLDARGSGMSPSNVVNNIFLVYLNLANCNISRLIDLTLPNLQHLDLSNNSLTFFNDHTFSALINLRVLSMGGNLLSTFFMSSVSWKIPLHTVLTLDISRISLKNLNS, encoded by the exons ATGGTTACTCGTCGAACCATCCAGACATTTTGTGTGAGGTGGAGACGCACTCAGATGAGAACCGACCAGAGCAGCTCGTCACTTCTGCCCGCGAGGCCGACTGTCAGCAAGACGAGGGGCTTCCGCCATTGCCCCATGGGTCATAGCACACACGACTTCCTGTCCTGTGACGCCACATCCGCCTGCCTGGTTCACACGTACGGCTCGGTGACGGCCTGCTTAgagtctgtgacgtcacttccgccttTCTTCACCTGCAACAACGGCTTCGAAAGCGTGCCGTACACCCTTGTATGCGATTATCGCAGAGACTGTGACGACAACAGCGACGAGGACTTTTGCGTGTTTCCGCCGTGCGACAATCTCAAGGCTTATGACTGTGGGAACCAGCAG TGCATCAAGCAGGTCGAACAGTGTGATGGAACTGAACAGTGTGTCAATAAAGCAGACGAGCAGTGTGGCATtcttcaagaagaagaagaaatgactATTGTCATGAATAATCCTTCTCCCCCCGTCATAGTGGACATTGATCATGGGAAGCTTCTCGCGTTGGAAGGACCTTCTGACTGCCCAGACACACACTTCCGTTGCCCAGGAGCTGATGTCTACTGCATGCCTGTCTTTCTTCTCTGTAACGGCGTGCTCGACTGTCCTGGCCACGAGGATGAGACTATGTGCAGCAACTACACATGTCCAGGATTTTTCCGATGCCGGGGCTCCATTGTCTGTCTCCACCCcgatcacgtgtgtgacggcCACCCGCAATGCCCACAGCAAGACGACGAACGTTTGTGCAGCATGGCGTGTCCAGCAAACTGCTCCTGTAACGGTCTGTCCTTTGTTTGTGGTGGACATTTCCTTGTGTCTGACTACCCACACCTCCGATATCTGGACGCAAGAGGATCTGGAATGTCCCCCTCAAATGTCGTTAACaatatatttcttgtttatttaaacTTGGCCAATTGCAACATAAGTCGTCTGATTGACCTGACCTTACCTAACTTGCAGCATCTTGACTTAAGTAATAACtcactgacattttttaatgacCATACTTTTTCTGCCCTGATCAATTTACGAGTGTTGTCTATGGGAGGGAATTTGCTATCTACTTTCTTTATGAGCTCAGTAAGCTGGAAGATACCTTTGCACACTGTGCTGACACTCGACATTTCGagaatttctttgaaaaatcttAATTCTTAA
- the LOC112554799 gene encoding LOW QUALITY PROTEIN: neurofilament medium polypeptide-like (The sequence of the model RefSeq protein was modified relative to this genomic sequence to represent the inferred CDS: inserted 1 base in 1 codon) produces MGPVLHGSQCTSMEVLKRLLERSLPAVPKLNFALVDVRDVAAXHIKAMTLPEAAGNRHLIVNTNMWMKEMAQILAKEFKPQGYGVPTVNCPYFALYLSSVFDKTIKMILPQINKVHKFDNKRMKEVLGIEPRDAKETLIDMAYSLIESGFIKRTKKYRGPGGIEEPKAEEGKKEEKEVKKEEGGEEVKENGDVKEDEDDDLKKESQKEDGKKDTDGQTEEKKEEKADEPASEEKKEETADAKTEN; encoded by the exons ATGGGTCCTGTGTTGCATGGCTCTCAGTGTACTAGCATGGAG GTATTGAAGCGACTGTTGGAGAGGTCCTTGCCAGCTGTACCAAAGTTAAACTTTGCCCTGGTAGATGTTCGAGATGTGGCTG GCCACATCAAGGCCATGACCTTGCCAGAGGCTGCAG gAAACAGGCATCTGATTGTGAACACCAACATGTGGATGAAGGAGATGGCACAGATTTTGGCCAAAGAATTCAAGCCTCAAG GCTATGGAGTACCGACAGTGAACTGTCCCTACTTTGCGCTTTACTTATCTTCAGTCTTTGATAAGACCATCAAAATGATCCTTCCTCAGATCAACAAGGTCCACAAGTTTGACAACAAGCGA ATGAAGGAAGTTCTGGGCATTGAGCCCCGTGATGCTAAGGAGACCCTCATTGACATGGCCTACAGCCTTATAGAAAGTGGCTTTATCAAGCGCACGAAGAAATATCGTGGCCCAGGTGGCATAGAG GAACCCAAAGcagaagaaggcaaaaaagaggaaaaagaagtgaagaaggaagaaggCGGTGAAGAGGTGAAAGAGAATGGTGATGTTAAagaagatgaggatgatgaccTGAAAAAGGAGAGTCAAAAAGAGGATGGGAAAAAAGACACAGATGGACaaacagaggaaaagaaagaggagaaagctGATGAGCCAGCGTcggaggagaaaaaagaagaaacagctGATGCCAAGACGGAGAACTAA